TGACCGAGGTTATAACTACATAGTTAAGTCCAAGTTTTTCTACCGCACTAAGAACTTTTTTTGGTTCTTCTGGATCCGGCAGACCGGGTTTACCGATCTTTATATCACAGAACAAGCAACCCCTGGTACAAACATTCCCTAAAATCAAGAAAGTAGCTGTTTTTTTTGAAAAACATTCGCCTATATTCGGGCATCTTGCATTCTCACAAACCGTAGACAAGCCGCTTTTCTTTAATAAATTGTAAGTTTCATTATATTTGCTGTTGTTTGGGAACCTTTTTTTTAACCATTCAGGAAATCTTTGATTTCCCATAATATTATTTATTTATTAAAGCCGCTATACCGGGAAGCTCTTTTCCTTCAATAAATTCAAGTGAAGCTCCTCCGCCCGTAGAAATATGGGTTATTTTTGCTTTTACTCCCGCTTTTTTAATGGCAGAAACAGAATCCCCGCCTCCGACTACAGACACATTTCCGCTGTTTGCAATTGCTTTTGCTATTGCAATAGTGCCGGCTGCGAAAGCATCAACTTCAAACAAGCCCAGAGGACCGTTCCAAAATATAGTTTTTGATATTTTTACAACTTTTTCAAATTCAGCTATGGATTTAGGCCCGATATCAAAAGCGATCATATTGTCAGGTATTTCATTAACACATTCAATGTTATGAGGATTATCTTTTGTGCTCGAAACAATGTGGTCTACCGGAAGATATATATTAACGCCTTTTGTTTTAGCTTTTTCGAGAATATCCTTTGCTACTTCAACTTTATCGGCTTCAAGCAGGGACTTTCCTATTCCTTTTCCCTGTGCCTTCATAAAAGTATATGCCATTCCTCCGCCAATTATCAGATTGTCAACTTTACTTATAAGATTATTAAGTAAATCAATCTTGGATGATATTTTCGCTCCGCCGATTATCGCAAGTATGGGCCTTGTGGGATTTTCAAGAACCATCCCCAGATATTTAATCTCTTTTTCAATTAGAAAGCCGGCTGCAGCCTGTTTTACAAATTTTGTAACGCCTTCAGTTGAGGCATGAGCTCTATGCGCAGTCCCGAAAGCATCGTTAACATATATATCACACAGATCGGCAAGTTGTTTGCTAAATGCAGGATCATTTTCTTCTTCCTCGGCGTGGAATCTGACATTTTCAAGGAGTAGAACATCTCTGTCCTTCATCCCGCTAACTATTTTTATAACTTCTTCTCCGACACAATCTTTTGCAGTCAGAACAGGTTTACCTAAAAGTTCCTGTAATTTTGCGGCAACCGGAGCCATTCTTAATTTTTCAACTATTTTTCCGTCAGGCCTTCCGAGATGAGAGACAAGTATTGCTTTTCCCCCGTTATCAATAATATATTTTATAGTAACTAAAGCTTCTCTTATTCTGGTATCATCTCTAACTTGCATATTTTCATCTTGAGGTACATTAAAATCAACTCTAACAAGAACTCTTTTGCCTTTTACATTAATATCCCTTATTGAAAGCTTTTCCATGTTGTCCCCCTAAAAATCAATCACTAATAACTAAATTCTAAATCCTAAACAATTACTAAGAATCAATTTTTAATCATTAAACTACAACCTTTCCGCCTTTCTTTGTTTAATAATTAGTGCTTAAATATTTTTTTTTGTTTAGTGCTTAGAACTTAAATCTTAGTTATTTTATTTGTATTACCTACGTTAGCCCCGAGCAGGTTTTAAGGCCTGCACGGGGATAACCGTTTACTATATTAGTTATTATAGTTTCTTTGCTACCATCTGGGAAAGCTCAACTACTCTATTAGAGTAGCCCCATTCATTGTCATACCAGGAAAGAACTTTTACCATGTTACCTTCTATTGACATTGTTGACATTGCGTCAATGATAGAAGATTTCGGATTACCGCAGAAATCGATCGAAACCAGCGGTTTGTCGCAATATTCAAGATACTTACCCATCTGACCTTCTGAAGCTTTTTTAAGGGCTGCATTTACTTCTTCGGTTGTGGCATTCTTTCCAAGCTCGGCTACCAGATCCACAACAGAAACGTTAGGAGTCGGTACTCTCATAGAAAAACCGGTAAGTTTGCCTTTCATTTCGGGTAATACCAACCCGACCGCTTTTGCCGCACCGGTGCTGGTAGGAATCATAGAAAGTGCAGCAGCTCTTGACCTTCTTAAGTCGCTGTGTTCGAAATCCAAAATCCTCTGGTCATTGGTATAAGAGTGTATAGTGGTCATCAACCCTCTTTTTACACCAAAGCTGTCAATAAGTACTTTTACCATCGGAGCCAAACAATTGGTAGTGCAAGACGCATTAGAAATAATATGATGCTTCGCCGGATCATATTTTCCTTCGTTTACGCCAAGAACGATAGTAATATCCTCATTCTTTGCAGGGGCGGAAATGATAACTTTTTTTGCTCCCGCGGAGATATGCGCAACTGCTTTTTCTTTATCAGTGAATCTTCCGGTGGATTCTATAACAATATCAACACCGAGAGCTTTCCACGGAAGATTTGCAGGATCCTTTTCCGAGGTAATTTTTATTTCCCTTCCATTGATCGTAATAGAGTTGTCAGTATTCTTAACCTCTCCCGCAAAAGTCCGGTG
The DNA window shown above is from Candidatus Firestonebacteria bacterium RIFOXYD2_FULL_39_29 and carries:
- a CDS encoding phosphoglycerate kinase; amino-acid sequence: MEKLSIRDINVKGKRVLVRVDFNVPQDENMQVRDDTRIREALVTIKYIIDNGGKAILVSHLGRPDGKIVEKLRMAPVAAKLQELLGKPVLTAKDCVGEEVIKIVSGMKDRDVLLLENVRFHAEEEENDPAFSKQLADLCDIYVNDAFGTAHRAHASTEGVTKFVKQAAAGFLIEKEIKYLGMVLENPTRPILAIIGGAKISSKIDLLNNLISKVDNLIIGGGMAYTFMKAQGKGIGKSLLEADKVEVAKDILEKAKTKGVNIYLPVDHIVSSTKDNPHNIECVNEIPDNMIAFDIGPKSIAEFEKVVKISKTIFWNGPLGLFEVDAFAAGTIAIAKAIANSGNVSVVGGGDSVSAIKKAGVKAKITHISTGGGASLEFIEGKELPGIAALINK
- a CDS encoding type I glyceraldehyde-3-phosphate dehydrogenase, with the protein product MATKVAINGFGRIGRLVMRAAAQNPEAWKDLEIVAVNDLAKAGTLAHLFKYDSVHRTFAGEVKNTDNSITINGREIKITSEKDPANLPWKALGVDIVIESTGRFTDKEKAVAHISAGAKKVIISAPAKNEDITIVLGVNEGKYDPAKHHIISNASCTTNCLAPMVKVLIDSFGVKRGLMTTIHSYTNDQRILDFEHSDLRRSRAAALSMIPTSTGAAKAVGLVLPEMKGKLTGFSMRVPTPNVSVVDLVAELGKNATTEEVNAALKKASEGQMGKYLEYCDKPLVSIDFCGNPKSSIIDAMSTMSIEGNMVKVLSWYDNEWGYSNRVVELSQMVAKKL